One Setaria italica strain Yugu1 chromosome II, Setaria_italica_v2.0, whole genome shotgun sequence DNA segment encodes these proteins:
- the LOC101753457 gene encoding LOW QUALITY PROTEIN: ATP-dependent helicase BRM (The sequence of the model RefSeq protein was modified relative to this genomic sequence to represent the inferred CDS: inserted 2 bases in 1 codon) — MTHHHEQQHAYQSGAPPGMMGQGGGSSFPQSSSPMPPVQGQMNLPLSGGPQGMVGGQVHNQVAMQQQYLKLAMQQQQKAAHGMLLQQQAKMNMPGSSSRDQDMVNNPAKMQELMAIQAQMFKRQAEHLQHAEKQKEHEQPSSNEQRSGDMRPPMPPPGVPGQQLPSVGMMRPMQPMQGQVGMGSTGGGPLTPLQFQAIQAWAKENNFDLSNPANMSAISQLLPIWQSSRMAAVQKQNEASMAAQQQATPSQVNSDTPGRGNVPNQGAPLKPGQPLPPSSVSGGEEAKVMNSSNLQLQQQLSAHSRDGSNERAVRAPMTVGNGAQMMHIPQSSGHVNKVPEQSNPKTVLANSEAMQMQHARQMQQLNQAGAPTASSGEAGGSQPPTPSARPQTGQTGFTKNQLHVLKAQILAFRRLKRGDRTLPPEVLELIVSGRAPDSQGQQISGPQPTHNREGPGVSSADEHGKHMESGDKAPEKPPLLKGPCLPKVEVSASDDKASSVSGPGPMQVMKASPKESLKIGPVSVPEHSNTTVIKSEQDLERGIQRTPGRSDYNAERGKSLPAESSSADAEQAKRAGSTSSAPAPRDVPRKYHGPLFDFPSFTRRHDSLGPANYNGNLSLGYDVKDLLAQEGMIVFGKKREDNLKKISGLLAINLERKRIRPDLVLRLQIEEKKLKLLEHQARLRDEVEHEQQEIMAMPDRIYRKFVRQCERQRVELVRQVQQMQKASREKQLKSIFQWRKKLLEAHWAIRDARITRNRGVAKYHERMLREFSKRKDDDRTKRMEALKNNDVERYRQILLEQQTSVPGDAAQRYNVLSSFLTQTEEYLYKLGGKITAAKSQQQVEEAANAAAAAARAQGLSEEEVKAAAQCAGQEVMIRNTFSEMNAPRDNASVNKYYTLAHAVSERVTKQPSLLRAGTLRDYQLVGLQWMLSLYNNKLNGILADEMGLGKTVQVMALIAYLMEFKGNYGPHLIIVPNAVLVNWKSELLNWLPSASCIFYVGAKDQRQKLFSQEVLAMKFNVLVTTYEFVMFDRSKLSRIDWKYIIIDEAQRMKDRDSVLARDLDRYRCQRRLLLTGTPLQNDLKELWSLLNLLLPEVFDSSKAFQDWFSKPFQRDGPTHSAEEDDWLETEKKVIIIHRLHQILEPFMLRRRLEDVEGSLPRKDSIVLRCRMSAVQGAIYDWIKSTGTIRVDPEDEKKRAQRNPMYQSKTYKNLNNKCMELRKVCNHPLLSYPFLNHGKDFMIRSCGKLWNLDRILIKLHKAGHRVLLFSTMTKLLDIMEDYLQWRRLVYRRIDGTTSLEDRESAIVDFNRPGSDCFIFLLSIRAAGRGLNLQSADTVVIYDPDPNPQNEEQAVARAHRIGQTREVKVIYMEAVVDNISSYQKEDELRNGGSGDLEDDLAGKDRYMGSIESLIRNNIQQYKIDMADEVINAGRFDQRTTHEERRMTLETLLHDDERYQETVHDVPSLQEVNRMIARTEREVELFDQMDEDFDWTGDMMKHHQVPKWLRASSTEVDAVVASLSKKPLRNMSSGGIALDTNDTPEKRRGRPKGTGKYSIYREIDDEDLEESDEDSEERNTTPLPEDGEIEEFEDEEDNDDSVPDNKDESEEEEPINDDGYNFTDGLKSRRTNRIEEAGSTGSSSGSRRLPPPAPSSSSKKLRSLSALDARPGSLSRRTPDDLEEGEIAMSGDSHMDLQQSGSWNHERDDGEDEQVLQPKIKRKRSIRIRPRPNAEKQEDKSGGEGVFPQRAARQQDAVHPIVKQKRNMPSRKVSPAARAGKLAYLPGSGEGSAERSKENRSSKAIDSATPEFRGTKMSDSMQRKCKNVISKLWRRIDKEGHQIIPNISSWWRRNENSSFRGPAGSTLDLQKVEQRVDGFEYSAVTEFIVDMQQMLKSVVQHFSYRHEVRIEAETLHNLFFNIMKIAFPDSDFSEAKNAMSFSNPGGASSGAAGPSTKHAALGHKRRASTSEAEQLGSGHSRHNQPSEVPSRPHSSRSERDSRHSGSGSRDQLPDGAGLLHPSDMFIVKKKRQERGRSSIGSPSSSGRAGPLSPTNPGRPGPVPSPRGARTPFQRDAHPSHQSMHSTGWVAHSDQGGSSSAPGIGDIQWAKPAKRLRTDXAARGGRAICEDSCMLVYILWRPLLAYL, encoded by the exons ATGACGCATCACCATGAACAACAGCATGCATACCAATCCGGTGCGCCACCTGGCATGATGGGACAAGGTGGCGGCAGTAGCTTCCCTCAGTCCTCCAGCCCAATGCCCCCGGTCCAGGGTCAGATGAACCTGCCACTATCCGGCGGACCACAAGGCATGGTTGGAGGTCAGGTGCACAACCAGGTTGCGATGCAGCAACAATACCTGAAGCTTgcgatgcagcagcagcagaaggcGGCCCATGGGATGCTCCTCCAGCAGCAGGCCAAGATGAATATGCCGGGGTCATCATCAAGAGACCAAGATATGGTTAACAACCCTGCCAAGATGCAGGAGCTTATGGCCATTCAGGCACAGATGTTTAAGCGACAGGCTGAACATCTTCAGCATGCGGAAAAGCAGAAAGAGCATGAACAACCAAGCAGTAATGAGCAAAGAAGCGGTGATATGAGGCCTCCAATGCCTCCTCCCGGAGTCCCTGGACAGCAGTTGCCATCAGTGGGTATGATGAGGCCCATGCAGCCAATGCAAGGCCAGGTGGGCATGGGCAGCACCGGTGGTGGCCCATTAACACCGTTGCAGTTTCAAGCCATCCAAGCCTGGGCAAAGGAGAACAATTTTGACCTGTCCAATCCTGCAAACATGAGTGCAATTTCTCAACTCCTGCCGATCTGGCAGTCAAGTAGGATGGCAGCTGTGCAGAAGCAGAATGAGGCAAGTATGGCTGCGCAGCAGCAAGCAACACCCTCGCAAGTGAACAGTGATACCCCAGGGCGTGGTAATGTTCCCAATCAGGGTGCCCCATTGAAGCCCGGTCAACCCCTTCCCCCAAGCTCAGTTTCTGGTGGAGAAGAGGCTAAGGTAATGAATTCGAGCAACCTGCAGTTGCAACAACAGTTATCTGCCCATAGCAGGGATGGCTCAAATGAAAGGGCCGTGAGGGCTCCTATGACAGTGGGCAATGGTGCACAGATGATGCATATCCCGCAAAGCTCTGGACATGTGAATAAAGTTCCCGAGCAATCCAATCCAAAAACTGTGCTCGCAAATTCAGAAGCGATGCAGATGCAGCATGCGAGACAGATGCAGCAGCTTAACCAAGCAGGTGCCCCCACAGCATCCTCTGGCGAAGCAGGAGGATCACAGCCCCCAACTCCAAGTGCTCGGCCGCAAACAGGGCAAACGGGTTTCACAAAAAATCAACTTCATGTACTCAAAGCTCAGATATTAGCTTTTCGGCGTTTAAAG CGTGGTGATCGTACACTACCGCCAGAAGTTCTTGAATTAATTGTGTCTGGGCGGGCTCCTGATTCACAAGGGCAGCAGATTTCTGGACCTCAGCCAACGCATAACCGTGAAGGGCCTGGTGTAAGCAGCGCTGATGAACATGGAAAGCACATGGAGAGTGGTGATAAAGCTCCTGAAAAACCTCCATTGTTGAAGGGACCCTGCTTACCGAAGGTGGAGGTTTCTGCATCAGATGACAAAGCTAGTTCCGTGAGTGGTCCTGGTCCCATGCAAGTAATGAAAGCTTCACCAAAAGAGTCTCTTAAAATTGGACCAGTTTCAGTACCAGAGCATAGTAACACTACTGTGATTAAATCTGAGCAGGATCTAGAGCGGGGTATCCAGAGAACTCCCGGGAGAAGCGATTACAATGCTGAGAGGGGTAAATCTTTACCGGCAGAAAGTAGTTCAGCAGATGCTGAGCAAGCAAAAAGGGCTGGCTCCACAAGCAGTGCCCCAGCTCCAAGGGATGTTCCAAGAAAATACCATGGTCCGCTATTCGATTTCCCGTCCTTCACTAGGAGGCATGATTCCTTGGGACCTGCAAATTACAACGGTAACCTGTCACTAGGTTATGATGTGAAAGATTTATTAGCTCAGGAAGGGATGATTGTTTTTGGTAAGAAACGTGAGGATAACTTAAAAAAGATTAGTGGTTTGCTTGCGATTAATCTAGAGAGGAAAAGAATCCGTCCCGATCTTGTCTTGAGGCTACAGATTGAAGAAAAGAAGCTCAAACTCCTAGAACATCAGGCTCGCCTAAGGGATGAAGTTGAGCATGAGCAACAAGAAATAATGGCAATGCCAGATAGGATATACAGAAAATTTGTCAGACAATGTGAACGTCAACGTGTTGAGCTTGTTAGACAGGTTCAGCAGATGCAGAAAGCCTCAAGAGAGAAGCAGCTGAAATCCATTTTCCAGTGGCGCAAGAAGCTTTTGGAGGCACATTGGGCCATTCGTGATGCTCGAATAACTCGTAATAGAGGGGTGGCCAAGTACCATGAAAGGATGTTGCGCGAATTCTCGAAGAGGAAAGATGATGATAGGACAAAAAGGATGGAGGCGTTGAAAAACAATGACGTGGAGAGATACCGTCAAATACTGTTGGaacaacagactagtgttcctGGTGATGCGGCTCAAAGGTATAATGTTCTATCTTCTTTCCTGACCCAGACTGAAGAGTACCTTTATAAGCTTGGAGGAAAAATAACTGCTGCCAAGAGTCAGCAGCAAGTAGAAGAAGCAGcaaatgctgctgctgcagctgcacggGCACAG GGTCTATCTGAGGAAGAAGTGAAGGCTGCTGCACAATGTGCTGGTCAGGAGGTTATGATAAGGAACACATTCTCTGAGATGAATGCACCAAGGGATAATGCATCTGTTAACAA GTACTATACTTTGGCTCATGCTGTGAGTGAGAGAGTTACAAAGCAGCCATCGCTGTTGCGAGCAGGAACTTTAAGGGACTACCAACTG GTGGGCCTACAGTGGATGCTTTCTTTGTACAATAATAAGTTGAATGGTATTTTGGCTGATGAGATGGGTCTTGGCAAGACTGTGCAG GTTATGGCATTGATCGCATACCTGATGGAGTTTAAAGGGAATTATGGCCCACATCTCATAATAGTGCCAAATGCTGTCTTGGTCAATTGGAAG AGTGAACTGCTAAATTGGCTGCCATCTGCATCTTGCATCTTTTATGTTGGTGCAAAGGACCAAAGGCAGAAGCTGTTCTCTCAA GAGGTTTTGGCCATGAAGTTTAATGTTCTTGTGACAACATATGAATTTGTTATGTTTGACCGTTCCAAGCTTTCGAGGATTGATTGGAAGTACATTATAATTGACGAGGCACAACGTATGAAGGACAGGGACTCAGTCTTGGCTCGTGATCTTGATCGCTATCGTTGCCAACGACGCCTCCTTCTCACTGGTACTCCTCTACAG AATGATCTCAAGGAGCTCTGGTCCCTCTTGAATCTGTTGCTTCCAGAAGTATTTGACAGTAGTAAGGCATTCCAAGATTGGTTCTCTAAGCCATTTCAGAGGGATGGTCCGACACACAGTGCAGAAGAAGATGATTGGCTTGAGACGGAGAAGAAAGTAATAATCATTCACAGATTGCATCAGATTTTGGAACCTTTCATGCTACGTAGGCGTCTGGAAGATGTTGAAGGCTCACTTCCACGAAAG GATTCCATTGTTTTGAGGTGCAGAATGTCTGCGGTTCAAGGAGCTATATATGATTGGATCAAATCTACCGGTACTATTAGAGTTGATCCTGAAGATGAGAAAAAGCGTGCACAAAGGAATCCCATGTATCAGTCCAAGACATACAAGAATCTCAACAACAAGTGCATGGAGCTAAGAAAAGTTTGTAACCATCCTCTTCTGTCATATCCATTCTTGAATCATGGGAAAGATTTTATGATCAGATCTTGTGGGAAGTTATGGAATCTTGATAGAATTTTAATTAAGCTTCATAAGGCAGGCCATCGTGTTCTCCTTTTTAGCACAATGACGAAACTTCTTGACATCATGGAAGACTATTTGCAATGGAGACGACTTGTTTACAGGCGCATTGATGGAACAACAAGCTTGGAAGATCGAGAGTCAGCGATCGTTGACTTCAACAGGCCTGGTTCTGATTGTTTTATATTCTTGCTTAGTATTCGTGCTGCCGGTAGGGGTCTCAATCTTCAGAGCGCAGACACTGTTGTAATATATGACCCTGATCCAAATCCACAAAATGAAGAGCAAGCAGTTGCTAGGGCCCATCGTATAGGGCAGACTAGGGAGGTAAAGGTTATTTACATGGAGGCTGTTGTCGATAACATATCAAGTTATCAGAAAGAGGATGAGTTGAGAAATGGTGGGAGTGGAGATTTGGAGGATGATCTTGCTGGGAAAGACAGGTACATGGGATCAATTGAAAGTCTCATCCGCAACAATATCCAACAATACAAAATTGATATGGCGGATGAGGTCATTAATGCTGGTCGTTTTGATCAAAGAACAACCCATGAGGAAAGGCGGATGACTTTGGAGACACTCCTGCATGATGATGAGAGATACCAAGAAACTGTCCATGATGTGCCTTCATTACAGGAAGTGAACCGAATGATTGCTAGGACTGAACGTGAAGTTGAACTTTTTGACCAGATGGATGAAGACTTTGATTGGACGGGGGATATGATGAAACATCATCAGGTTCCAAAGTGGCTCCGTGCAAGCTCCACTGAAGTAGATGCTGTTGTGGCAAGTCTATCCAAAAAACCATTGAGGAATATGTCGTCTGGTGGCATTGCTTTAGACACTAATGATACACCTGAGAAGAGAAGGGGGCGGCCAAAGGGTACTGGCAAGTACTCCATCTACAGGGAGATTGACGACGAAGATCTTGAAGAATCTGATGAAGATTCTGAGGAGAGGAATACCACACCCCTGCCTGAAGATGGGGAAATAGAGGAATTCGAAGATGAAGAGGACAATGATGATTCGGTACCTGATAACAAGGAtgaatcagaggaagaagagccAATCAATGATGATGGGTACAATTTTACCGATGGATTAAAAAGCAGAAGAACTAATAGGATTGAAGAAGCTGGTTCCACGGGCTCTTCTTCTGGAAGCAGGAGATTACCACCACCTGCGCCTTCCTCATCTTCAAAAAAATTGCGGTCTCTATCTGCGTTAGATGCCCGCCCTGGTTCTTTGTCAAGGAGAACT CCGGATGACCTTGAAGAAGGTGAGATTGCAATGTCAGGGGACTCACATATGGATCTCCAGCAGTCAGGGAGCTGGAATCATGAACGTGATGACGGTGAGGATGAACAGGTCTTGCAACCAAAAATAAAACGCAAACGTAGTATTCGTATTCGTCCGAGGCCTAATGCAGAAAAGCAGGAAGATAAATCTGGTGGAGAAGGGGTCTTCCCTCAACGTG CCGCCAGGCAGCAAGACGCGGTTCATCCTATAGTCAAACAGAAGCGCAACATGCCATCTAGGAAGGTTTCGCCTGCTGCTAGGGCAGGGAAATTGGCTTACTTGCCTGGATCTGGTGAAGGATCTGCTGAGCGCTCCAAGGAAAATCGGAGCAGTAAGGCCATTGACTCTGCTACTCCAGAGTTCCGTGGCACAAAGATGTCGGACAGTATGCAAAGAAAG TGCAAAAATGTGATAAGCAAGCTTTGGAGGAGGATTGACAAAGAGGGTCATCAAATCATACCTAATATATCTTCTTGGTGGCGGAGGAATGAAAATTCCTCATTCAGAGGTCCAGCTGGTAGCACCCTTGACCTACAGAAAGTTGAACAGCGAGTTGATGGATTTGAGTATAGCGCTGTAACTGAGTTCATAGTGGACATGCAGCAGATGTTGAAGAGTGTGGTTCAGCATTTCAGCTATAGGCATGAG GTCCGGATAGAAGCTGAGACCCTCCATAACTTATTTTTCAACATAATGAAGATCGCGTTCCCAGACTCAGACTTCAGCGAAGCTAAGAATGCGATGTCATTTTCGAATCCTGGAGGAGCTTCAAGCGGTGCTGCTGGACCGTCGACAAAGCACGCTGCTTTGGGTCATAAACGTCGTGCCAGCACCAGTGAAGCAGAGCAACTTGGTTCGGGACATAGCAGGCATAATCAGCCTAGTGAGGTTCCTAGCCGACCCCACAGTTCCAGATCAGAGAGAGACTCGAGGCATTCTGGATCCGGCAGCAGGGATCAGCTCCCAGATGGTGCTGGGTTGTTGCACCCGAGCGACATGTTCATTGTTAAGAAGAAAAGGCAAGAACGGGGAAGGAGCAGCATTGGGTCTCCGTCTAGCTCAGGGCGAGCTGGACCGCTCTCGCCAACCAACCCTGGGCGGCCAGGCCCGGTGCCCTCACCCAGAGGTGCCAGGACGCCATTTCAAAGGGATGCACATCCATCTCATCAGTCAATGCATTCCACTGGATGGGTTGCGCATTCGGATCAAGGGGGGAGTTCCTCGGCACCCGGCATTGGAGATATCCAGTGGGCCAAGCCAGCCAAGCGACTAAGGACAGA AGCGGCAAGAGGCGGCCGAGCCATTTGTGAGGATTCTTGCATGTTGGTGTACATTCTCTGGCGTCCTCTATTGGCCTACCTGTGA
- the LOC101765500 gene encoding transcription factor HY5-like encodes MGGVSVSASSDAGADERPKEDGKQRRLVVVTGAQGQPPAARKNRGLTAEDKEQNRLKRLLQNRVLTQQARERKKAYLTELPPAAIEQGCRSPTNLASRRSLFWWKWRERCGKEEEGRCVTRKGTWLTRIIQPN; translated from the coding sequence ATGGGCGGCGTGTCGGTGTCGGCCTCGTCGGACGCGGGCGCGGATGAGCGCCCCAAGGAGGACGGCAAGCAGAGGCGGCTGGTGGTGGTCACGGGGGCACAGGggcagccgccggcggcgaggaagaaTCGCGGGCTCACTGCGGAGGACAAGGAGCAGAACCGGTTGAAGCGCCTGTTGCAGAACCGCGTCTTGACGCAGCAGGCGCGCGAGCGGAAGAAGGCGTACTTGACGGAGCTGCCGCCGGCAGCTATTGAACAGGGATGCCGAAGTCCAACGAATTTGGCCAGCCGGCGAAGCTTGTTTTGGTGGAAATGGAGGGAGCGGTGTGGGAAAGAAGAGGAGGGGCGGTGCGTAACAAGGAAGGGAACGTGGTTAACCAGAATAATCCAGCCCAACTAA